Proteins encoded by one window of Chondromyces crocatus:
- a CDS encoding addiction module protein, with product MSSRRTVLAQALELPCEERADMARSLLRSLDEPADKADVEDAWLDEVGRRLQSVEQGTATTDSWEAVRQRVHARLRASD from the coding sequence ATGTCATCCCGTCGTACAGTGCTCGCGCAGGCACTCGAGCTCCCCTGTGAGGAGCGAGCGGACATGGCCCGAAGTCTGCTCCGGAGCCTGGATGAGCCAGCAGACAAAGCCGATGTAGAGGATGCCTGGCTCGACGAGGTCGGGCGTCGCCTGCAATCCGTCGAGCAAGGAACGGCGACCACGGACTCCTGGGAGGCCGTCCGGCAACGTGTTCATGCGCGCCTTCGGGCAAGCGATTGA
- a CDS encoding ATP-binding protein, with amino-acid sequence MCHTRPVISRERSWTARVIAEERDRIVREWLAVVRHRVPGLRVLSRPLLLDHLPQSVAALADWLDSDLDEPEFALISEEHGAQRLSHGVLLQEIASEYRVLREVILTIVAERERDAATRDQATRVHELARLNAGLDFAVTTAIEKYADIREDAVKALQERLQLAIHAAGVGTWDYDPITHTFAWDTQCRRLFGLPPGENNISYDEFLALIHPDDRAQVAAGIQQALDPTIAGTYRGEYRLTSSLDGVNDHWLLSEGQTLFDLRRQPARFIGTVVDITAPKRLLDFEQNARQRADDDHATLHTLFMQAPAAIAVLRGPDHRFELANTLYLRLVSRRDIVGLPLREALPEIVEQGFLQLLDKVYTTGKSHYGHEVPVQLRHAMDSDRLETIFLNFAYEPIRDDAGHVTGIFVIAFDVSESVHGRRLIEDARHLAESNAALEANARKEAEAAASRSQFLVNAVERLSHRLDVDAILQEITRLVVPDLADMATTRLVAASGEMRLVSTALPEPIGDELQERFPVVTLSPDFAPTLRGPLAAAEVQLVDDVARWLDGNGPSAEHAAYVKSLGVKQLALVPLVAHERTVGLLSVGLTSTTRTFDPQRVQLLKTLGRHAALALENARMYEEAQQLRRRAEEASVTKDQFIATVSHELRTPLNAILGWSQIIKANPDAQAMLTKGIETIERNARAQAQLIEDLLDISRIVVGKLKIEPTSVYIPRVIEAALDSARPAAEAKKITLETDVDADVGHIIADPDRFQQVVWNLISNSVKFTPTGGKVRIAARRLASQFELSVSDDGKGITPDFLPYVFEKFHQVEQGNRKVGGLGLGLAIVRNIVELHGGTVRAESEGLGKGATFTVRIPIRAAARPITRPPMDSETAEEATFTLPPHVLEGLRILVVDDEQDARELLGAILGDAGATVRLATCVDEAMVLLQTEVPDALVSDVGMPTKDGYALARELRGLPRDQGGRIPAIALTAHARSEDRTRALTAGFSTHIPKPVDPTELIVVLANALGREVQDPSGGAS; translated from the coding sequence ATGTGCCACACTCGCCCCGTGATCAGCCGAGAGCGCAGCTGGACTGCCAGGGTCATCGCGGAGGAACGCGACCGCATCGTTCGCGAGTGGCTGGCAGTCGTGCGCCATCGCGTCCCTGGCCTGCGCGTCCTCTCTCGACCGCTGCTGCTCGATCACCTCCCGCAGAGCGTCGCTGCCCTCGCCGACTGGCTCGACAGCGACCTCGACGAGCCGGAGTTCGCCCTCATCTCGGAGGAGCACGGCGCCCAGCGCCTCAGCCACGGGGTCCTCCTCCAGGAAATCGCGAGCGAGTACCGCGTCCTGCGCGAGGTCATCCTCACCATCGTCGCCGAGCGTGAGCGCGACGCCGCGACGAGAGACCAGGCGACGCGGGTCCACGAGCTGGCCAGGCTGAACGCGGGCCTCGACTTCGCCGTCACCACCGCGATCGAGAAGTACGCCGACATCCGCGAGGACGCCGTGAAGGCCTTGCAGGAGCGCCTCCAGCTCGCCATCCACGCCGCAGGCGTCGGCACCTGGGATTACGACCCGATCACGCACACCTTCGCGTGGGACACCCAGTGCCGTCGCCTCTTCGGCCTGCCTCCCGGAGAGAACAACATCTCGTACGACGAGTTCCTCGCCCTCATCCACCCCGACGATCGCGCGCAGGTCGCGGCCGGCATCCAGCAGGCACTCGACCCCACCATCGCGGGCACCTACCGCGGCGAATACCGGCTCACCTCCTCGCTCGACGGCGTCAACGACCACTGGCTCCTCTCCGAGGGGCAGACGCTTTTCGATCTGCGCAGGCAGCCCGCGCGCTTCATCGGCACCGTCGTCGACATCACCGCCCCGAAGCGCCTCCTCGACTTCGAACAGAACGCCCGCCAGCGCGCCGACGACGACCACGCCACGCTGCACACCCTCTTCATGCAAGCCCCGGCGGCCATCGCCGTCCTGCGGGGCCCCGACCACCGCTTCGAGCTGGCGAATACCCTCTACCTCCGCCTGGTCAGCCGTCGCGACATCGTCGGCCTACCCCTCCGCGAGGCCCTCCCCGAGATCGTCGAGCAGGGCTTCCTCCAGCTCCTCGACAAGGTCTACACCACGGGCAAATCCCACTACGGTCACGAGGTGCCCGTCCAGCTCCGGCACGCGATGGACAGCGACCGGCTGGAGACGATCTTCCTCAACTTCGCGTACGAGCCCATCCGCGACGACGCAGGTCACGTCACGGGCATCTTCGTCATCGCCTTCGACGTCTCCGAGAGCGTCCACGGGCGGCGCCTGATCGAGGACGCGCGGCACCTCGCCGAGAGCAACGCCGCGCTGGAGGCGAACGCCCGGAAGGAGGCCGAGGCCGCCGCGAGCCGCAGCCAGTTCCTCGTGAACGCCGTCGAGCGCCTCTCTCACCGCCTCGACGTCGACGCCATCCTCCAGGAGATCACCCGCCTCGTCGTCCCCGATCTGGCCGACATGGCGACCACGCGCCTCGTCGCAGCGAGCGGCGAGATGCGCCTCGTGAGCACCGCCCTCCCGGAACCCATCGGCGACGAACTCCAGGAGCGCTTCCCCGTCGTCACCTTGAGCCCCGACTTTGCGCCGACCCTGCGCGGGCCCCTCGCTGCCGCCGAGGTGCAGCTCGTGGACGACGTGGCGCGATGGCTCGATGGCAACGGCCCCTCCGCGGAGCACGCCGCGTACGTCAAATCGCTCGGCGTGAAACAGCTCGCCCTCGTCCCCCTCGTCGCCCACGAGCGGACCGTCGGCCTCCTGTCGGTGGGGCTCACCAGCACCACCCGCACCTTCGACCCCCAGCGCGTCCAGCTCCTCAAGACGCTGGGCCGACACGCCGCCCTCGCCCTGGAAAACGCCAGGATGTACGAGGAGGCCCAGCAGCTGCGCCGCCGCGCCGAGGAAGCCAGCGTCACCAAGGATCAGTTCATCGCCACCGTCTCCCACGAGCTGCGCACCCCCCTCAACGCCATCCTCGGCTGGTCCCAGATCATCAAGGCCAACCCGGACGCCCAGGCCATGCTCACCAAGGGCATCGAGACCATCGAGCGCAACGCCCGCGCCCAGGCCCAGCTCATCGAGGACCTGCTCGACATCTCCCGCATCGTCGTGGGCAAGCTCAAGATCGAGCCCACCAGCGTCTACATCCCCCGCGTCATCGAAGCCGCCCTCGACTCCGCCCGCCCTGCCGCCGAGGCGAAGAAGATCACCCTGGAGACGGACGTCGACGCCGACGTCGGCCACATCATCGCCGACCCCGATCGTTTCCAGCAGGTGGTCTGGAACCTGATCTCGAACTCCGTCAAGTTCACCCCCACCGGCGGCAAGGTGCGCATCGCCGCGCGGCGCCTCGCGTCGCAGTTCGAGCTGAGCGTCTCCGACGACGGCAAGGGCATCACCCCCGACTTCCTCCCGTACGTCTTCGAGAAGTTCCACCAGGTCGAGCAGGGCAACCGCAAGGTCGGCGGCCTCGGCCTCGGCCTCGCCATCGTGCGCAACATCGTCGAGCTGCACGGCGGCACCGTCCGAGCCGAGAGCGAGGGGCTCGGCAAGGGCGCCACGTTCACCGTCCGCATCCCGATCCGCGCCGCTGCCCGCCCGATCACACGCCCCCCGATGGACAGCGAGACCGCCGAGGAGGCCACCTTCACCCTCCCGCCTCACGTCCTCGAAGGCCTCCGCATCCTCGTCGTCGACGACGAGCAAGACGCCCGCGAGCTGCTCGGCGCGATCCTCGGCGACGCCGGCGCCACCGTCCGACTCGCCACGTGCGTCGACGAGGCCATGGTCCTCCTCCAGACCGAGGTCCCGGACGCCCTCGTCAGCGACGTCGGGATGCCGACCAAGGATGGCTACGCCCTCGCCCGCGAGCTGCGCGGCTTGCCCCGCGATCAGGGCGGCCGCATCCCGGCCATCGCCCTCACCGCGCACGCCCGCAGCGAAGACCGCACCCGCGCCCTCACCGCTGGCTTCTCCACCCACATCCCCAAGCCCGTCGACCCGACGGAACTCATCGTCGTCCTCGCCAACGCCCTCGGCCGCGAGGTCCAAGATCCCTCGGGTGGCGCATCATGA
- a CDS encoding type II toxin-antitoxin system RelE/ParE family toxin has translation MELRVHKDAEEDLIEAGLFYKRQRQSLDEEFLAEVDAVQRIITENPRAYPVVERHKNVHRMKIGKFSYWVYYVVHEKEILVLAYAHERLKPGYWKPRLKS, from the coding sequence ATGGAATTACGGGTTCACAAAGACGCTGAAGAAGACCTCATTGAGGCCGGTCTTTTTTACAAGCGGCAGCGGCAGAGCCTTGACGAAGAGTTCCTCGCCGAGGTTGACGCCGTCCAGCGCATCATCACCGAGAACCCCAGGGCCTATCCGGTCGTCGAGCGGCACAAGAATGTCCACCGCATGAAGATCGGGAAATTTTCTTACTGGGTCTATTACGTCGTCCACGAAAAGGAAATCCTCGTGCTGGCGTACGCTCATGAGCGGCTCAAACCCGGATACTGGAAACCGCGACTGAAGAGTTGA
- a CDS encoding amino acid permease — translation MRQSQDSGAPHDDTAPRDDASAKATADADVETLHALGYAQELLRRMSGFSNFAISFSIICIIAGGLTSFQMGLSSVGGAAIGIGWPLCCLVSLCVALTMGQIASAFPTAGGLYHWSSILGGRGWGWATAWINLLGLVTVLAAINVGAYLFTMHALGPLVGLHIADLPPERAMLLQGVGVALITLSHAVFNHLGIRITTLLTDFSGYLILFVSVALTLSMLAFAAELDLSRLVTFTNYSGPRGGDIWPETNSTGFLFLLGLLLPAYTITGFDASAHTSEETINASTTVPRGIVRAVLVSGVFGWIMLSAIVLAIPDMDAAAAKGGEAFFWIVERVLPRPLAIALYAGIAIAQYLCGLATVTSTSRMTFAFARDGGLPFSRHLKQVSPRFRTPVHAIWASSILAILFTLYTPVYSTITAVCVIFLYISYVMPTLVGIHAHGRTWTRMGPWTIGAFYKPVAIASVLGCLLLLFVSVQPPNDKALGITGVVLAILAVVWFVFERRRFKGPPDGLTSRERAAQISAAESAVGQRADAASATSASGEAA, via the coding sequence ATGCGTCAGTCGCAGGACTCCGGAGCACCTCACGACGACACCGCGCCTCGCGACGACGCCAGCGCGAAGGCCACCGCCGACGCCGACGTCGAGACCCTCCACGCCCTCGGCTACGCCCAGGAGCTGCTCCGCCGCATGAGCGGCTTCTCGAACTTCGCCATCTCCTTCTCGATCATCTGCATCATCGCCGGCGGCCTCACCTCGTTCCAGATGGGCCTCAGCAGCGTCGGCGGTGCTGCCATCGGCATCGGCTGGCCCCTCTGCTGCCTCGTCTCCCTCTGCGTCGCCCTCACCATGGGCCAGATCGCCTCTGCGTTTCCCACCGCCGGCGGCCTCTATCACTGGAGCTCCATCCTCGGCGGCCGCGGCTGGGGCTGGGCCACCGCCTGGATCAACCTCCTCGGCCTCGTCACCGTCCTCGCCGCGATCAACGTCGGCGCCTACCTCTTCACGATGCACGCCCTCGGGCCTCTCGTCGGCCTCCACATCGCCGACCTGCCCCCCGAGCGCGCCATGCTCCTGCAAGGCGTCGGCGTCGCCCTCATCACCCTCTCGCACGCCGTCTTCAACCACCTCGGCATCCGCATCACCACCCTCCTCACCGACTTCAGCGGCTACCTCATCCTCTTCGTCTCCGTCGCCCTCACCCTCTCCATGCTCGCCTTCGCCGCCGAGCTCGACCTCTCCCGCCTCGTCACCTTCACCAACTACAGCGGCCCGCGCGGCGGCGACATCTGGCCCGAGACGAACAGCACCGGCTTCCTCTTCCTCCTCGGCCTCCTCTTGCCCGCGTACACCATCACCGGCTTCGACGCCTCGGCGCACACCTCCGAGGAGACCATCAACGCCTCGACCACCGTCCCTCGCGGCATCGTCCGCGCCGTCCTCGTCTCCGGCGTCTTCGGCTGGATCATGCTCTCCGCCATCGTCCTCGCCATCCCCGACATGGACGCGGCTGCCGCGAAGGGCGGCGAAGCCTTCTTCTGGATCGTCGAGCGCGTCCTGCCGCGCCCCCTCGCCATCGCCCTCTACGCCGGCATCGCCATCGCCCAGTACCTCTGCGGCCTCGCCACCGTCACCAGCACCTCGCGCATGACCTTCGCCTTCGCGCGCGACGGCGGCCTCCCCTTCTCGCGTCACCTCAAGCAGGTCAGCCCCAGGTTCCGCACCCCGGTCCACGCCATCTGGGCTTCGTCGATCCTGGCCATCCTGTTCACGCTCTACACCCCCGTCTACTCCACGATCACCGCCGTCTGCGTCATCTTCCTCTACATCTCCTACGTCATGCCCACGCTCGTCGGCATCCACGCCCACGGCCGCACCTGGACCCGCATGGGCCCCTGGACCATCGGCGCCTTCTACAAGCCCGTCGCCATCGCCAGCGTCCTCGGCTGCTTGCTCCTCCTGTTCGTCAGCGTGCAGCCCCCGAACGACAAGGCCCTCGGCATCACCGGCGTCGTCCTCGCGATCCTCGCCGTCGTCTGGTTCGTCTTCGAGCGCCGCCGCTTCAAGGGCCCTCCGGACGGCCTGACCAGCCGCGAGCGCGCCGCCCAGATCAGCGCCGCCGAGAGCGCCGTCGGTCAACGCGCCGACGCTGCGAGCGCGACCAGCGCCTCCGGTGAAGCCGCGTGA
- a CDS encoding alpha/beta hydrolase: MPSRRLFLSSAAAALLAPRGAHAADPSPPAWMPQDLEVRDLAVAGDRALGRRFTLFVPKSLKPEEKVPLLVLLHGKGETGDERMGAWAWVERYGLGTAYDRLRRAPIARTSKRGDWTEGRLAEVNAHLAAKAFQGLVIACPYTPDVHRTSNPAASLDGYAKWLAEVVVPRARAEAPVFTETARTALDGCSLGGYVGLEAFLRRPEVFGAWGGVQSAFGAHRAPGFAERLAKAVAAVGPRDLHLLTSQGDPFLPGNQKLAAELSKKQVPCTLRVLPGPHDQPWLREAGTIEMLLWHARRR; this comes from the coding sequence ATGCCGTCGCGCCGTCTGTTCCTTTCGTCCGCCGCTGCCGCGCTGCTCGCGCCGCGCGGCGCTCACGCGGCCGATCCTTCGCCGCCGGCGTGGATGCCGCAGGATCTGGAGGTGCGCGATCTGGCGGTGGCGGGGGACCGGGCGCTGGGTCGGCGGTTCACGCTGTTCGTGCCGAAGTCGCTGAAGCCGGAGGAAAAGGTGCCGCTTCTGGTGCTGCTCCACGGGAAAGGAGAGACGGGGGACGAGCGCATGGGGGCGTGGGCGTGGGTGGAGCGCTACGGGCTGGGGACGGCGTACGACCGGCTGCGGCGGGCGCCGATCGCGCGGACGTCGAAGCGCGGGGACTGGACGGAGGGGCGCCTCGCAGAGGTGAACGCGCACCTTGCGGCAAAGGCGTTCCAGGGGCTGGTCATCGCTTGTCCGTACACGCCCGATGTCCACCGGACGTCGAACCCGGCAGCCTCGCTCGATGGGTACGCGAAGTGGCTCGCGGAGGTGGTGGTGCCGCGCGCGCGCGCGGAGGCGCCGGTGTTCACGGAGACGGCGCGCACGGCGCTCGATGGGTGCTCGCTGGGGGGTTACGTGGGTCTGGAGGCGTTCCTGCGGCGGCCCGAGGTGTTCGGGGCGTGGGGTGGTGTGCAGTCGGCGTTCGGCGCGCACCGGGCGCCTGGGTTCGCGGAGCGGCTGGCGAAGGCGGTCGCGGCGGTGGGGCCGCGGGATCTGCACCTGCTCACGAGCCAGGGGGATCCCTTTCTGCCGGGCAACCAGAAGCTCGCGGCGGAGCTGTCGAAGAAGCAGGTGCCTTGCACGCTGCGGGTGCTCCCGGGGCCTCACGATCAGCCGTGGCTGCGCGAGGCAGGGACGATCGAGATGCTCCTGTGGCACGCGCGGAGGCGCTGA
- a CDS encoding NFACT RNA binding domain-containing protein codes for MDVAPLEEALASWVGARIDAAQVNPETGLIALSCYAGEKRLLGVGIGPRVVGVGILPRAPRLRATAANPLVAALRAHVVGHRLRAIGLEVDRLVVVAGGGEGEAAHEAKLTLVPGRRGEARLEVDGRLVLRWPPQGQREAVTGPRGASGGEAGVPPAGERQEAVAAPQAGAAPQAGASAQGPERAVRYPADPWAAGAALVEASDAAAAVAAKAALLKAVRARRVSLSRRREAVQADLARLDRVGELQKIGRLLLAQGGRVPRGATKATLEDWEGEGSLEVSLDAARPARAQAEDFFAKARRYQRGEAAMRARLAETEGVLAQVVALEGEVAAAEVEAEALTRLDGRARGLGIAGVLVDAGSAGGASGGSAKGTGVRVRRGEEPRKPYHAFRGSGGRAIFVGRGGADNDALTTRVARPHDLWLHARGMTGAHVVVPLEKNTTCPGELLVDAAMLAVHFSEAREEASWEVTHVPRKHVRKPKGSAPGAVTFTREKVLVVRMDAARVARLLAAKEET; via the coding sequence ATGGACGTCGCTCCGCTGGAAGAAGCGCTCGCGTCGTGGGTGGGGGCGCGGATCGATGCGGCGCAGGTGAACCCGGAGACGGGGCTGATCGCGCTGTCGTGTTACGCGGGGGAGAAGCGGCTTCTGGGGGTGGGCATCGGGCCGCGGGTGGTGGGGGTGGGGATCTTGCCGCGGGCGCCGCGGTTGCGGGCGACGGCGGCGAATCCGCTGGTGGCGGCGCTGCGGGCGCATGTGGTGGGGCATCGGCTGCGCGCGATCGGGCTGGAGGTGGATCGGCTCGTGGTGGTGGCGGGCGGGGGTGAAGGGGAAGCGGCGCACGAGGCGAAGCTGACGCTGGTGCCAGGGCGGCGCGGAGAGGCGCGGCTGGAGGTCGATGGGCGGCTGGTGCTGCGGTGGCCTCCGCAGGGGCAGAGAGAGGCCGTGACAGGGCCGCGCGGGGCTTCCGGGGGCGAGGCTGGGGTCCCGCCGGCCGGAGAGCGCCAGGAGGCGGTAGCGGCTCCGCAAGCGGGGGCAGCTCCGCAAGCGGGGGCGTCGGCGCAGGGGCCCGAGCGGGCGGTGCGCTATCCAGCCGATCCGTGGGCGGCAGGGGCAGCGCTCGTGGAGGCGAGCGATGCAGCGGCGGCGGTCGCGGCGAAGGCGGCGCTGCTCAAGGCGGTGCGGGCGCGGCGGGTTTCGCTGTCGCGGCGTCGGGAGGCGGTGCAGGCGGATCTGGCGCGGCTCGATCGGGTGGGTGAGCTGCAGAAGATCGGGCGGCTGCTCCTGGCGCAAGGGGGGCGGGTGCCGCGGGGGGCGACGAAGGCGACGCTGGAGGACTGGGAGGGCGAAGGGTCGCTCGAGGTGTCGCTGGATGCGGCGAGGCCAGCGCGCGCGCAGGCGGAGGACTTCTTCGCGAAAGCGCGGCGGTATCAGCGGGGTGAAGCGGCGATGCGGGCGCGGCTCGCCGAGACCGAGGGGGTGCTGGCGCAGGTGGTCGCGCTCGAAGGGGAGGTCGCAGCGGCCGAGGTGGAGGCGGAAGCGCTGACGCGGCTGGATGGGCGCGCGCGGGGGCTGGGGATCGCCGGGGTCCTGGTCGATGCAGGCAGCGCGGGTGGGGCGTCCGGCGGGAGTGCGAAGGGGACGGGGGTGCGGGTGCGTCGCGGGGAGGAGCCGCGGAAGCCGTACCATGCGTTCCGAGGGAGCGGGGGGCGGGCGATCTTCGTGGGGCGCGGGGGGGCGGACAACGATGCGCTGACGACGCGGGTGGCGAGGCCGCACGATCTGTGGCTGCACGCGCGCGGGATGACGGGGGCGCACGTGGTGGTGCCGCTCGAGAAGAACACGACGTGTCCGGGGGAGCTGCTGGTGGATGCGGCGATGCTGGCGGTGCACTTCTCCGAGGCGCGGGAGGAGGCGAGCTGGGAGGTGACGCACGTGCCGCGGAAGCATGTGCGGAAGCCGAAGGGGAGCGCTCCCGGGGCGGTGACGTTCACGCGGGAGAAGGTGCTGGTGGTGCGGATGGATGCGGCGCGGGTGGCGCGGCTGCTGGCAGCGAAGGAAGAGACGTGA
- a CDS encoding PAS domain-containing hybrid sensor histidine kinase/response regulator, with protein sequence MSPRLAPRAIDFERLFQASPNPYMLLDRDLRYVAANPAYLRVTASRLDELVGRHVFEAFPHDPSSPDNDSVRQLRASFQRVLERRVPDVVALVAYRVPTHVGDHIVLEERTWSATHTPLLDDEGQVAFILQHTVDITELQALKRPPHTPTSEKQKLPPVEQLQAEVLGRAQRVQEINLTLDTERRHLLRMFEQAPGFMCFLRGPQHVFELANKAYYQLMGHRELLGKTVRQALPDVEGQGFFELLDKVYTSGTPFIGRAMRLLVQRSPGGPFQPRFVDFIYQPIIDPDGTVTGIFVQGHDITEQKHLEAERDRLAAIVEQSTDFIGVGTLGGAVTYVNEAGQRMVGLPPGQASRFRLLDYFQDEDRAFVEQTILPTVVRHGRWEGGLRFRHFVTGTSIPTHHTVFAVRDPETHDIRWIATITRDTTAQKQQESERDALLQREQQARAEAEEANRLKDDFLAMVSHELRTPLNAMLGWIRLLRAGQVPTEQRARALDTVERNGRLQSQVIDDLLDISRIASGKLKLQMTTVTVAAVVESSLDTVRAPADAKGIELHASLDPDARVLGDEDRLYQVIWNLLSNAVKFTPAHGHVHARLERKATGVELSVIDTGKGISDEFLPHIFERFRQAEGGTTRSFGGLGLGLAIVKQLVDLHGGTIDVSSGGDGKGACFTVTLPFAPPSSAAPSSSEPSSAAPSTPPPASPPALPFPCPPEVQGLRLLIVDDEPDARDMMRDLLERCGAEVTTASSAEEAFALLPQLRPDLLLSDISMPGEDGYSLMRRIRALPPEQGGKTPAIAVTAHTRAPDRTRALVAGYKAHIPKPIDPAEMFAVIISVLQVHGSR encoded by the coding sequence ATGAGCCCGCGCCTCGCGCCCCGGGCCATCGACTTCGAGCGCCTCTTCCAGGCCTCCCCCAACCCGTACATGCTGCTCGACCGCGACCTGCGGTACGTCGCGGCGAACCCGGCGTACCTGCGCGTCACCGCGAGCCGCCTCGACGAGCTGGTCGGCCGGCACGTCTTCGAGGCGTTCCCCCACGACCCCAGCTCCCCCGACAACGACAGCGTCCGCCAGCTCCGCGCCTCGTTCCAGCGCGTCCTCGAGCGCCGCGTCCCCGACGTGGTCGCGCTCGTCGCCTACCGCGTCCCCACGCACGTGGGCGATCACATCGTCCTCGAAGAGCGCACCTGGAGCGCCACCCACACCCCGCTGCTCGACGACGAAGGTCAGGTCGCCTTCATCCTCCAGCACACCGTCGACATCACCGAGCTCCAGGCCCTGAAGCGCCCGCCCCACACGCCCACGTCCGAGAAGCAAAAGCTCCCTCCGGTCGAGCAGCTCCAGGCCGAAGTCCTCGGGCGAGCCCAGCGCGTCCAGGAGATCAACCTGACCCTCGACACGGAGCGGCGGCACCTCCTCCGCATGTTCGAGCAGGCCCCTGGGTTCATGTGCTTCCTGCGCGGCCCCCAGCACGTCTTCGAGCTGGCGAACAAGGCGTACTACCAGCTCATGGGCCACCGCGAACTCCTCGGAAAGACCGTTCGCCAGGCGCTCCCCGACGTCGAAGGGCAGGGCTTCTTCGAGCTGCTCGACAAGGTCTACACCAGCGGCACCCCCTTCATCGGGCGCGCCATGCGCCTGCTCGTCCAGCGCTCCCCGGGCGGCCCCTTCCAGCCCCGCTTCGTCGACTTCATCTACCAGCCCATCATCGACCCCGACGGCACCGTCACCGGCATCTTCGTCCAGGGCCACGACATCACCGAGCAGAAGCACCTCGAAGCCGAGCGCGATCGCCTCGCCGCCATCGTCGAACAGTCCACCGACTTCATCGGCGTCGGCACCCTCGGCGGCGCGGTCACTTACGTCAACGAAGCGGGCCAGCGCATGGTCGGCCTCCCGCCCGGCCAGGCGAGCCGCTTCCGCCTGCTCGACTATTTCCAGGACGAGGACCGCGCCTTCGTCGAGCAGACCATCCTCCCGACCGTCGTGCGCCATGGCCGCTGGGAGGGCGGCCTCCGCTTCCGCCACTTCGTCACCGGCACGTCCATCCCGACCCACCACACCGTCTTCGCCGTCCGGGATCCCGAGACGCACGACATCCGCTGGATCGCCACCATCACCCGCGACACCACGGCGCAGAAGCAGCAGGAGAGCGAGCGAGACGCCCTGCTCCAGCGCGAGCAGCAAGCCCGCGCCGAGGCCGAAGAAGCCAACCGCCTCAAGGACGACTTCCTCGCCATGGTCAGCCACGAGCTGCGCACCCCCTTGAACGCCATGCTCGGCTGGATCCGCCTGCTCCGCGCCGGCCAGGTCCCCACCGAGCAGCGCGCCCGTGCCCTCGACACCGTCGAACGCAACGGCCGCCTCCAGTCGCAGGTCATCGACGACCTGCTCGACATCAGCCGCATCGCGTCCGGCAAGCTCAAGCTCCAGATGACCACCGTCACCGTCGCCGCCGTCGTCGAGTCGTCCCTCGACACCGTCCGCGCCCCCGCGGACGCCAAGGGCATCGAACTCCACGCCTCCCTCGACCCCGACGCCCGGGTCCTGGGCGACGAGGATCGCCTCTACCAGGTCATCTGGAACCTCCTCTCGAACGCGGTGAAGTTCACCCCTGCCCACGGCCACGTCCACGCCCGCCTCGAGCGCAAGGCGACCGGCGTCGAGCTCTCCGTGATCGACACCGGCAAGGGCATCTCCGACGAGTTCCTCCCGCACATCTTCGAGCGCTTCCGCCAGGCCGAGGGCGGCACCACCCGCTCCTTCGGCGGCCTCGGCCTCGGCCTCGCCATCGTCAAGCAGCTCGTCGACCTCCACGGCGGCACCATCGACGTCTCCAGCGGTGGCGACGGCAAGGGCGCCTGCTTCACCGTCACCTTGCCCTTCGCCCCGCCCTCCAGCGCCGCGCCCTCCAGCAGCGAACCCTCCAGCGCCGCGCCCTCCACCCCGCCCCCCGCTTCGCCCCCTGCCCTTCCCTTCCCGTGCCCTCCCGAAGTCCAGGGCCTGCGCCTGCTGATCGTCGACGACGAGCCCGACGCGCGCGACATGATGCGCGACCTCCTCGAACGCTGCGGCGCCGAGGTCACCACCGCGAGCTCCGCCGAGGAAGCCTTCGCCCTCCTTCCTCAGCTCCGCCCCGATCTCCTCCTCTCCGACATCTCCATGCCCGGCGAGGACGGCTACAGCCTCATGCGCCGCATCCGCGCTCTCCCCCCCGAACAAGGCGGCAAGACACCGGCCATCGCCGTCACTGCCCACACCCGGGCCCCCGATCGCACCCGCGCCCTCGTCGCCGGCTACAAGGCCCACATCCCCAAGCCCATCGATCCCGCGGAGATGTTCGCCGTCATCATCTCCGTCCTCCAGGTCCACGGTTCCCGCTGA
- a CDS encoding GyrI-like domain-containing protein — translation MTTAIDFKKTADAYQGKRGEFRFVEVPDMRYLMLDGHGDPNTSEAFRGAVETLYPVAYKVKFASKQKLGRDYVVPPLEGLWWAEDMATFTSARDKSQWSWTLMLMVPSWVHPEMVDIAIEQVRAKDQALRLDDLRLELLSEGRCVQTLHVGSFEDEGPVLAHLHEVFIPEQGLSRVGKHHEIYLSDFRKVAPEKQRTLLRQPVAPRSATSASSAGSAR, via the coding sequence ATGACCACGGCGATCGACTTCAAGAAGACGGCCGATGCCTATCAGGGCAAGCGCGGGGAGTTCCGGTTCGTCGAGGTGCCGGACATGCGGTACTTGATGCTCGACGGGCACGGGGATCCCAACACCTCGGAGGCGTTCCGCGGGGCGGTGGAGACGCTGTATCCGGTGGCGTACAAGGTGAAGTTCGCCAGCAAGCAAAAGCTCGGTCGCGACTACGTGGTCCCTCCGCTGGAGGGGTTGTGGTGGGCCGAGGACATGGCGACGTTCACGTCGGCGCGCGACAAGTCGCAGTGGTCGTGGACGTTGATGCTCATGGTTCCGAGCTGGGTGCATCCGGAGATGGTCGACATCGCGATCGAGCAGGTCCGGGCGAAGGATCAGGCGCTGCGTCTGGACGATCTGCGGCTGGAGCTCCTGTCGGAAGGGCGGTGCGTGCAGACGCTGCATGTGGGCTCGTTCGAGGACGAGGGGCCGGTGCTGGCGCACCTGCACGAGGTGTTCATCCCCGAGCAGGGGCTCTCTCGGGTGGGCAAGCACCACGAGATCTACCTGAGCGACTTCCGGAAGGTGGCGCCCGAGAAGCAGCGGACCCTGCTGCGGCAGCCGGTGGCGCCACGCAGCGCCACGAGCGCTTCGTCGGCGGGCTCTGCGAGGTGA